In the Streptomyces sp. cg36 genome, one interval contains:
- a CDS encoding Lrp/AsnC family transcriptional regulator, translating into MTVILDATDWAILAEVQRDGRIPFTELARRVNLSASATKERVRRLEEAEVITGYRAEVNPERTGYPVMAVVRLKYPGPGTRHQPLRRLLEERPEIMECLRTTGDDCYVMKVAATSMAHLEEIVDELAEFGSTTTNLVLSRTLPLRGPGVPRVDTVG; encoded by the coding sequence ATGACCGTGATTCTCGACGCGACGGACTGGGCGATCCTGGCAGAGGTTCAGCGGGACGGCCGGATCCCGTTCACCGAGCTGGCACGGCGGGTGAACCTGAGCGCGTCGGCGACCAAGGAGCGGGTGCGCCGCCTTGAGGAGGCCGAGGTGATCACGGGGTACCGGGCAGAGGTGAACCCGGAGCGGACCGGTTACCCCGTGATGGCGGTGGTCCGGCTCAAGTACCCGGGGCCGGGAACCCGGCACCAGCCGCTGCGCCGACTGCTGGAGGAGCGCCCGGAGATCATGGAGTGCCTGCGCACCACCGGAGACGACTGCTACGTCATGAAGGTGGCGGCCACGTCGATGGCCCACCTGGAGGAGATCGTCGACGAGCTGGCCGAGTTCGGGAGCACCACCACCAACCTCGTCCTCAGCCGCACGCTCCCGCTGCGGGGGCCAGGGGTGCCTCGGGTGGACACCGTCGGGTAG
- a CDS encoding TIGR03619 family F420-dependent LLM class oxidoreductase — protein MKIGVNVPNFGPGTDPGALRSWAQTMEGLGFDLLMISDHIAITPDVAERYPPPFYEPFTALSWLAALTTRIELGTTVLLAPYRHPLLTARMAANLNELSGGRLVLGMGVGWARQEFAALGIPFTQRGRLTDSHLRDMRAAWKDSASYGERRIPVWVGGNSDAGLRRAVLHGDAWHPLRPTLPWLREATGRLTTYAGQQDLPTPALAPRIALRLTKEPVDKPERLAGEGTIDQVMDDLDQLRRLGAESVVLDTYTGDPRTTCRPQAAWQALATVAAHLAPPSIPPSPKTEQP, from the coding sequence GTGAAGATCGGAGTGAACGTCCCCAATTTCGGCCCGGGCACAGACCCTGGAGCGCTGCGGAGCTGGGCCCAGACCATGGAGGGCCTGGGCTTCGACCTCCTGATGATCTCGGACCACATCGCCATCACACCGGATGTCGCCGAGCGCTATCCGCCCCCCTTCTACGAGCCCTTCACGGCCTTGTCCTGGCTGGCCGCCCTCACCACCCGGATAGAGCTCGGCACAACGGTCCTCCTCGCTCCCTACCGGCACCCGCTGCTCACCGCCCGCATGGCGGCCAACCTCAACGAGCTGAGCGGCGGCCGCCTCGTCCTCGGCATGGGAGTGGGCTGGGCACGGCAGGAGTTCGCCGCCCTCGGCATCCCGTTCACACAGCGCGGACGGCTGACCGACAGCCATCTGCGGGACATGCGGGCCGCCTGGAAGGACTCCGCCTCCTACGGAGAGCGGCGGATCCCGGTGTGGGTCGGCGGCAACAGCGACGCAGGGCTGCGCCGGGCCGTTCTCCATGGAGATGCCTGGCATCCGCTGCGCCCCACCCTGCCGTGGCTGCGGGAAGCCACCGGCAGGCTCACGACGTACGCGGGCCAGCAAGACCTGCCCACGCCCGCCCTGGCTCCCCGCATCGCCCTGCGACTCACCAAGGAACCGGTCGACAAACCGGAACGGCTCGCCGGTGAAGGCACCATCGACCAGGTCATGGACGACCTTGACCAACTGCGGCGACTGGGTGCCGAATCCGTTGTCCTCGACACCTACACGGGTGACCCCCGCACGACATGTCGCCCACAGGCGGCCTGGCAGGCTCTCGCCACCGTGGCCGCGCACCTCGCGCCACCCAGCATCCCACCCAGTCCCAAGACGGAGCAGCCATGA
- a CDS encoding nucleoside deaminase, translating to MITPDDHVLLRRAIALAAKARVSGNPPFGSLLAGPDGTILAEEHNTTLTDNDVTAHPELKLARWAARELDAHTAAGTTMYTSCQPCGMCEAVIQLAGLRRVVFALSNEQLLDIRPGTDRPPVPQDGPALLDEVRAAVEPYYR from the coding sequence ATGATCACACCGGACGACCACGTCCTCCTCCGGCGGGCCATCGCTCTCGCGGCCAAGGCACGCGTGAGCGGCAACCCGCCCTTCGGGTCCCTGCTGGCAGGACCGGACGGGACGATCCTCGCCGAGGAACACAACACCACCCTCACCGACAACGACGTCACCGCACACCCCGAACTCAAACTGGCGAGGTGGGCCGCAAGAGAGCTCGACGCGCACACAGCGGCAGGCACCACGATGTACACCAGCTGCCAGCCGTGCGGAATGTGCGAGGCCGTCATCCAACTGGCGGGACTGCGCCGAGTGGTCTTCGCCCTGTCCAACGAACAGCTCCTGGACATCAGACCGGGCACCGACCGACCGCCCGTGCCGCAGGACGGCCCCGCACTGCTCGACGAGGTACGGGCCGCGGTCGAGCCCTACTACCGCTGA
- a CDS encoding glutaredoxin domain-containing protein, producing MMRTWGLPLLLVLGGSSAATGLFVQGSPGSAAVLLLVFLVLAGMHSPLIFPRSIGALEAQRRSAADGRPVVFWRPGCKYCIRLRIRLGRSARQLYWVDIWRDPAGAAAVRAANDGNETVPTVAVAGRPHTNPGPEWVREQLSPSA from the coding sequence ATGATGCGTACCTGGGGGCTGCCCCTGTTGCTGGTGTTGGGCGGCTCGTCCGCCGCGACGGGGCTGTTCGTCCAGGGAAGCCCCGGCTCAGCCGCAGTACTCCTGTTGGTGTTCCTGGTGCTCGCAGGCATGCACTCGCCCCTGATCTTCCCCCGGTCGATCGGCGCACTGGAGGCACAGCGCCGCAGCGCGGCCGACGGCCGGCCCGTCGTGTTCTGGCGGCCGGGCTGCAAGTACTGCATACGACTGCGCATCCGGCTGGGCCGCAGCGCCCGCCAGTTGTACTGGGTGGACATCTGGCGTGACCCGGCGGGAGCAGCGGCGGTGCGGGCGGCCAACGACGGCAACGAGACCGTGCCGACCGTCGCCGTGGCGGGTCGGCCACACACCAACCCGGGTCCTGAGTGGGTGCGCGAACAGCTCTCCCCTTCCGCGTGA
- a CDS encoding FG-GAP-like repeat-containing protein gives MPRPPSHRIRTTAMATLLALAAPATAAHAYGLHVQSKSPESPRTSAEDGARAEARKTGKRVRVDRATTETSELFANPSGTMTLEETLGAPKRVKRGDTWIPVDTALHKNADGRWQPAATAMQMSFSPGGDGPLLTMEGADGKALSYHWPTALPAPRVDGSGALYPEVLPGVDLRLTAAAAGVEQDLVIKDRKAADNPALGEIKLTARSADGLKLSADSTGNVAAAPARGADEPSLAAPAPVLSDSTGGGPGRDDAPQGPDRSRTALGGAQVEGTTLRLATDTAFLRAAATQYPVQMSQQYAQGNRANWSRVYKRYPTTSFWNSTDPARVGFENETDGLSRSLFTMDSRNLKGVKVTKSTFRAYETWSWSCSARPVELWQTGQINSGTNWNNQPSWMSKIGSANVAKGWGSDCPAGGVEFDVTPTVQQAAEGSWNDITLGLRAGNESDTYAWKKFKNDPVLVTEYDRAPDTPSDVVTDPAIPCGRTQPLPKIGKVLTEKGIGLQATVNDPDGGDVTAKFTFKHFGGADITTPETTVKSGSPAKVRIATELLKDGESYSWNVQARDPYGVTSATTATCSFGVDFTRPAERPKVSSEQYPEDKAGAAARTPGVFVLDANGIADVESFQYSLNHDFTTGSKPATVKADKPGGTAQAKLTPFKWGANTLYVRSADGAGNLSDTYKYAFKTGTSHADPEGDMNGDGSTDVFTIDGDKLSRHPGNGKGGFGDAKVFGGGWSGGKLSHRGDWTGDGYEDLLALLPLDPKNLRLYPGDGMGDFQATTTLPRPAGAPSPDWSKVTSFVSAGDVTWDTYPDLLTVEDDSLYLYPGTGDGKVDTPVKLGATGWATTDLLAPGDADGDGLADLWLRDGGSGDLFQILNSTDNPGNSLGETDRRVRIAEGLTRAGHPQLGADGDLTGDDHGDLWIQTATGRPAIVAGHPDPAAGTVFRGPYPKATLGDAAQWKGVKLSTGGDFTGDGKTDLLTVRTDGEIRIAPGTGTSWFGAEIQAQAADGLWANHATVITAGEFTGDGKTDLVVRWSDGELSLYPGTGDGRFAKDIMLAAPSEAWKSAVALAAADFTGDGKTDLVSARSTGVLSLYPGNGTGGLGAEKQLAAAGSVWKFDVQLTSGDFNQDGKADLVARWVDGELSFHPGNGTGGLGQDVTLLAPNAEWKETKAIAGGDFTGDGKADLLTLWNNGRLALQNGNGTGGLGTANNLVTP, from the coding sequence GTGCCTCGGCCCCCGAGCCATCGCATCCGCACCACCGCGATGGCCACGCTGCTCGCGCTGGCCGCGCCCGCAACCGCCGCCCACGCCTATGGGCTTCACGTCCAGAGCAAATCGCCTGAATCACCCCGAACCTCAGCGGAGGACGGCGCCCGCGCCGAGGCCCGCAAGACCGGCAAGCGGGTCCGGGTCGACCGGGCGACCACCGAGACGAGCGAGCTCTTCGCCAACCCCTCGGGCACCATGACGCTGGAGGAGACCCTCGGCGCACCCAAGCGCGTCAAGCGCGGCGACACCTGGATCCCCGTCGACACCGCGCTGCACAAGAACGCCGACGGGCGCTGGCAGCCGGCCGCCACCGCGATGCAGATGTCCTTCTCCCCCGGCGGCGACGGCCCGCTGCTCACCATGGAGGGCGCCGACGGCAAGGCCCTCTCCTACCACTGGCCCACCGCCCTGCCCGCACCGCGCGTCGACGGCTCGGGCGCCCTCTACCCCGAGGTGCTGCCCGGCGTCGACCTGCGGCTGACCGCCGCCGCGGCGGGCGTCGAGCAGGACCTGGTCATCAAGGACCGCAAGGCCGCCGACAACCCCGCGCTGGGCGAGATCAAGCTCACCGCCCGCTCGGCGGACGGCCTCAAGCTCAGCGCCGACTCCACCGGAAACGTCGCCGCCGCCCCCGCGCGCGGCGCCGACGAGCCGTCACTGGCCGCGCCCGCCCCGGTCCTGTCGGACTCCACCGGCGGCGGCCCCGGCCGCGACGACGCCCCCCAGGGCCCCGACCGCTCGCGCACCGCGCTCGGCGGCGCCCAGGTCGAGGGCACCACCCTGCGCCTGGCCACCGACACCGCCTTCCTGCGCGCCGCCGCCACCCAGTACCCCGTGCAGATGAGCCAGCAGTACGCGCAGGGCAACCGCGCCAACTGGAGCCGGGTCTACAAGCGCTACCCCACCACCAGCTTCTGGAACTCCACCGACCCGGCACGCGTCGGCTTCGAGAACGAGACCGACGGCCTCTCGCGCTCGCTGTTCACCATGGACTCCCGCAACCTCAAGGGCGTCAAGGTCACCAAGTCGACCTTCCGCGCCTACGAGACGTGGTCCTGGTCGTGCTCGGCGCGGCCCGTCGAGCTGTGGCAGACCGGCCAGATCAACTCCGGCACCAACTGGAACAACCAGCCGAGCTGGATGTCCAAGATCGGCTCCGCGAACGTCGCCAAGGGCTGGGGCAGCGACTGCCCGGCGGGCGGCGTCGAGTTCGACGTCACCCCCACCGTGCAGCAGGCCGCCGAGGGCAGCTGGAACGACATCACCCTGGGCCTGCGCGCGGGCAACGAGTCCGACACGTACGCCTGGAAGAAGTTCAAGAACGACCCGGTGCTCGTGACCGAGTACGACCGGGCCCCCGACACCCCCTCGGACGTCGTCACCGACCCCGCCATCCCCTGCGGTCGCACCCAGCCCCTCCCCAAGATCGGCAAGGTGCTCACCGAGAAGGGCATCGGGCTCCAGGCCACCGTGAACGACCCGGACGGCGGAGACGTCACCGCGAAGTTCACCTTCAAGCACTTCGGTGGCGCGGACATCACCACGCCCGAGACCACCGTCAAGTCGGGCTCGCCCGCCAAGGTCCGCATCGCCACCGAACTCCTCAAGGACGGCGAGTCGTACTCCTGGAACGTCCAGGCACGCGACCCGTACGGCGTGACCTCGGCCACGACCGCGACCTGCTCCTTCGGCGTGGACTTCACCCGCCCCGCCGAGCGGCCCAAGGTCTCCTCCGAGCAGTACCCCGAGGACAAGGCCGGCGCCGCCGCCCGCACCCCCGGCGTCTTCGTCCTCGACGCCAACGGCATCGCCGACGTCGAGTCCTTCCAGTACTCCCTCAACCACGACTTCACCACCGGCTCCAAGCCCGCCACGGTCAAGGCCGACAAGCCGGGCGGCACCGCCCAGGCAAAGCTCACCCCGTTCAAGTGGGGCGCCAACACCCTCTACGTCCGCAGCGCGGACGGCGCGGGCAACCTCTCCGACACCTACAAGTACGCCTTCAAGACCGGCACCTCGCACGCCGACCCCGAGGGCGACATGAACGGTGACGGGTCCACCGACGTCTTCACCATCGACGGCGACAAGCTCTCGCGCCACCCCGGCAACGGCAAGGGCGGCTTCGGCGACGCCAAGGTCTTCGGCGGCGGCTGGTCGGGCGGCAAGCTCAGCCACCGCGGCGACTGGACCGGCGACGGCTACGAGGACCTGCTGGCCCTGCTGCCCCTCGACCCGAAGAACCTGCGCCTCTACCCCGGCGACGGCATGGGCGACTTCCAGGCCACCACCACGCTGCCGCGCCCGGCGGGCGCACCCAGCCCCGACTGGTCCAAGGTCACCAGCTTCGTCTCCGCCGGCGACGTCACCTGGGACACCTACCCCGACCTCCTCACCGTCGAGGACGACAGCCTCTACCTCTACCCGGGCACCGGCGACGGCAAGGTCGACACCCCGGTGAAGCTCGGCGCCACCGGCTGGGCCACGACCGACCTGCTCGCCCCGGGCGACGCGGACGGTGACGGCCTCGCCGACCTGTGGCTGCGCGACGGCGGCTCCGGCGACCTCTTCCAGATCCTCAACAGCACCGACAACCCGGGCAACTCGCTGGGCGAGACGGACCGCCGGGTGCGGATCGCCGAAGGGCTCACGCGTGCCGGTCACCCCCAGCTCGGCGCCGACGGCGACCTGACCGGGGACGACCACGGCGACCTGTGGATCCAGACCGCGACCGGCCGCCCGGCCATCGTCGCCGGCCACCCGGACCCGGCGGCCGGAACGGTCTTCCGCGGCCCCTACCCCAAGGCCACGCTCGGCGACGCCGCGCAGTGGAAGGGCGTCAAGCTCAGCACCGGCGGCGACTTCACCGGCGACGGCAAGACCGACCTGCTGACCGTGCGCACCGACGGCGAGATCCGTATCGCCCCGGGCACCGGAACCAGCTGGTTCGGCGCCGAGATCCAGGCCCAGGCCGCCGACGGCCTGTGGGCCAACCACGCCACCGTCATCACCGCCGGGGAGTTCACCGGCGACGGCAAGACCGACCTGGTCGTCCGCTGGAGCGACGGCGAGCTGAGCCTCTACCCCGGTACCGGGGACGGCAGGTTCGCCAAGGACATCATGCTGGCCGCGCCGAGCGAGGCGTGGAAGAGCGCCGTCGCGCTGGCCGCCGCAGACTTCACCGGCGACGGCAAGACCGACCTGGTCAGCGCCCGCTCCACCGGTGTCCTCAGCCTCTACCCCGGCAACGGCACGGGTGGCCTGGGCGCCGAGAAGCAGCTGGCCGCAGCCGGTTCCGTCTGGAAGTTCGACGTCCAGCTCACCTCGGGCGACTTCAACCAGGACGGCAAGGCCGACCTCGTCGCACGCTGGGTCGACGGAGAACTCAGCTTCCACCCCGGCAACGGCACCGGCGGACTCGGCCAGGACGTGACACTGCTCGCGCCGAACGCCGAGTGGAAGGAGACCAAGGCGATCGCCGGCGGTGACTTCACCGGCGACGGCAAGGCCGACCTGCTCACCCTCTGGAACAACGGCCGCCTGGCCCTCCAGAACGGCAACGGCACCGGCGGCCTCGGCACGGCGAACAATCTCGTCACGCCGTAA